One genomic segment of Macaca fascicularis isolate 582-1 chromosome 19, T2T-MFA8v1.1 includes these proteins:
- the LOC102143228 gene encoding small integral membrane protein 20 → MSRNLRTALIFGSFISLIGAAFYPIYFRPLMRLEDYRR, encoded by the coding sequence ATGTCCCGGAACCTGCGCACCGCGCTCATTTTCGGCAGCTTCATCTCCCTGATCGGCGCCGCCTTCTATCCCATCTACTTCCGACCCCTAATGAGACTGGAAGACTACAGGAGGTAG